Genomic segment of Arachis hypogaea cultivar Tifrunner chromosome 16, arahy.Tifrunner.gnm2.J5K5, whole genome shotgun sequence:
AGTAAAACATAGCATAAACACAAGGGAAGAGGAAGCGAAAATTACCTGAATTGGTTGCAGGAACTTGAGAGAAAAAAGAAGGCACGAGAGGGCTCGAACAAGGAATTTTGGATATCAGGgagagaggaaagtgaaaatggCAAGGGTAggaggaaaagagaaagaaactGTTTAAAAACCACCATAAGGAGCGCGAAAAGAGATAGGGGCAAAATGGTCTTTACGCATGGGGTTTTAActcattatgagcatttaatgctcagcgCGAAGAACGAAGCGGCGAACGAACGCCTCAGCAGACCAAGAGACACGCGCACAAGAAACGCGCCTCTCCCACAGTCAGCCGACTCGACGACAACACACGAACAAGGACACCATGCGCCACCGATCGCCTCACGACCATCACTGacgcgtcgggggcactgttacggccctgGATTCCcgcgggtcaacccgacccgagCTCCACCCGGCCCGACTACACGCCTCtcaaccgacccggacacgcgtcccgtatGGCTCTCCCACAGCTATGGGACAGCGTCCTTGGGAATATGGGTCTGCCCTCCAGAGGGGCCCgatactgacatgtatataaggggaagactgGCTCTTCCCCCAAGATACGTCACATCCCTACGCCACATTTACTCCGCCTGCACGTATTctgagtgtctttgcaggtgacacccccctcaCACAAAGTGATCGGGACCTCGCGCTCCCGGACTGGAAGATCGTGATCAGACGAGCCCCTTCCTTCACCCCTGATCCTGACCTGAACCGTCCGAtaaccgacctaccgaacattatATATAACATTAAAGATGATCCATGAGTCCATATTTTGTTTATCCGTTTGTGCGGGGAAAATGGAAATAGGAGCCACCTGTCACAGGAGGAAGAAGCATGTAGCAGTTTGTACAGTGTTCCGAAGATGTACGCATGCCAACGTACTCATTCTCTCTTACTCACACAACCGATtcactctcttccttcttcttcgttTCTTCTTCTCCGTTTTTCTTCTATGCTCCCTAGACTCACCCACAAGCTCAAGCTTCTACACTTACATTCTTtacctcctccttcttccttccTCCTTCGCCGCCGCCACTATCCTCCTCAATTTTCCAAATTCCCATACTACCCTTCGTCTTCAGCACCCTTTCTCCCTCTCAAACTCCCAatggcatcttcttcttcttccttatcGCATTCGCAGCACAAGCACTCCAATCGCCTAGCTTCCGAGCAAAGCCCCTATCTTCTCCAACATGCTCATAACCCCGTAACTACCTCATCTACTTTCTCTCTTTTACTACTATTCCATTCAATTttgcttctttcttccttctttttttcatttaattgctttcgTTATTCAATTGAAGGTTGATTGGTACCCTTGGGGCGAAGAAGCTTTTGCTGAAGCGCGCAGAAGAGATGTACCTATCTTCTTGTCAAGTACTCAATTATCTTTTCTTTTAACTTCTCCTTGTTTCCTTCCCTCTTTCTTTGCGTAATTAATTAACTGCTGGCTCTTTTGTTTGTGCTATTAATGGTGATTCCTTTCGAAGTTGGTTACAGCACTTGTCACTGGTATGTACTATATATCACTGAGAAACTGATCTTGTAACTGCTTTGATGCGCTTTCCATGGATGTTATTTACATTTTTGGAATCTAAACTGTTTTGATGCTAGGTGTCATGTTATGGAAGTCGAGTCTTTTGAGGATGAAGGAGTAGCCAAGTTGTTGAACGATGGCTTTGTTAGCATTAAGGtaataataattctaaaattggTTCCTATTTTTGGTAATGTGTTATTTCTGGTCTGGCATTCAAATGTGAATATTGCTTAATTCCATATTAATAATTATCCATGCCACAGGTGGATCGAGAGGAGCGACCAGATGTTGATAAGGTGATTTAATTTAAACAAACGGTGCATTTAAAGATACGTTTTTTGCATATATTTCAAAATCAGCAAATATGTTACTTATATACTAAGTTGTGCAGTATTTTAAGGGGGGAGGGGGAAACAAAAGAATTGCCTTTTATTTTTGTGGATCTAGAGCTCTGGAAGTCACCCTTTTTTGCTTAAATGGTTTGCTTGGTTTCATTGGTAGCATGTGGTTCCCTCTCCCTTTGAATCATCAAGGTGCTTAAAGTGTTCACTCCACCGGTGACAAGGTGCACTAAAAGATTTTCTCTTTTATCAGGTGTACATGACATATGTGCAGGCTTTGTATGGTGGAGGAGGTTGGCCACTAAGTGTTTTTCTTTCGCCTGACTTAAAACCTTTAATGGGTGGAACTTACTTTCCCCCTGAGGATAAGTATGGACGACCTGGCTTTAAAACTATTCTGAGGTAAGAATTATTCCACCGGAAGCTTTTGTCATCAATGTGCTTGgacaaactatattttttttattaaggctTCAGTGAAcgtcaataatttaaaaattcaaataattattGTGGCCTTGGAAGTTCCTATTCATGTGTATTCTCCCTATACTCTCCAGAAAAGTAAAAGAGGCTTGGGATAGCAAGAAAGATTTGCTAGTTAAGAGTGGAGCAGCTGCAATTGAACAGCTTTCTGAGGCATTGTCTGCTAGTTCAGTTTCTGATAAATTGTCCGATGGAGTTCCAGATGATGCATTACGTCTGTGCGCTGAGCAGGTATGGCTTTGACCAAGTAGATAAGAGCAGTTGCACAATCCTGTTTCTTACATTTGCATGTATCtggatcttctttttttttactaaGTCCTTAATTTATATTCATGACCTTGATTCTTGAGTATCATTCAATCTACTATTTTCTTTATAGCTCTCTGAGACCTATGATTCCAAGTTTGGCGGGTTTGGGTCTGCACCTAAATTTCCCAGACCAGTTGAGACAAACTTGATGTTGTACCACTCCAAGAAATTGGATGATACTGGGAAGTTAGATGGAGCTAATGCAAATCGGGAAATGGTTTTCTTTACCTTGAAATCTATGGCAAAAGGGGGCATTCATGATCATATTGGAGGTGGCTTTCACAGATATAGTGTGGATGAGTGCTGGCATGGTAAGTTTATCTTGGACTGAATCTTTGGTATGTATCTGGTTTGTCTACGGCTGTAGTTCTACTTCTCAATTGCTCTGGCTTAACAGATGCATCATGCATTCCAATTTTGATTTTTCCACCTTAATTATGATGTTCTTCTGTGCATATTTAATGCTTTTGTTCTGAAATATTCTGGACATTTTAAATTGTTGGGCTGTGATATTTTTGCAGTTCCACATTTCGAGAAGATGCTATATGATCAAGGCCAGATTGCTAATGTTTATTTAGATGCTTTTTCTATCACAAAAGATACCTTCTATTCATGTGTAGCGCGGGATATTCTTGATTATTTAAGGAGAGACATGATTGGTCCAGACGGTGAAATCTTTTCAGCAGAGGATGCTGACAGTGCAGAGACTGAAGGAGCTACAAGAAAAAAGGAGGGAGCATTTTACATATGGTCCCGCAAAGAGGTATTTCATGCGCGTAGTTTTTCCTTAACCTTTTAATTAAGGATAAACAAACTGTAGGTctgaaaaatgcacaaatttttcaTTCTTCTCCCTAAAATTAAGTCGATTTGGTTATCGGGACCTAAATCAAACGGATTCCTGAATCATCTGTTGCTGAAATGGCACAATAATCTGCAGATGCGGTCAGTCAATTGAatattttcaaggaatcaattaaatctatttattttattcaggCAAGATATTTTTTATTGCGCAACGTGTTGTTTATCCAATTCCTAGTTACTAACTTATAGTTTTCTAAAATGACAAGCTACCTTCTAGAGTTTGTTACTGCACAagcatacaacaacaacaacaacaacaaagccttgtcccactaagtggggtcggcttgTTACTGTACAAGCATGATTTAGGATAATAAACTTGCTTATTTGTTTGGTTAAAATAGGCCTCTTTTGTGTTCATCTAAATAGAATATTGTTGTTGATCTTGAGTATATGACAGTTCTGCGTAAATTCTTTCGGAAGATGTCTAGCTCTCAGCATCATGGCATTCTGTCCTGCTTTCCTTTTGTGATTTTGTAATTATATCTACAGCATCTCAACATGTAATAGATGTGTTGTAATTTATGATTTATTGTTTGCTATATTTGCAGTTggctttcaactttttttttcccctttgaATATTTGGTTTCAaccattttgttaattttaattttcggtTTAGGTTGAAGACATACTTGGAGAGCATGCTGATATTTTTATTGAGCACTATTACATAAAGCAGTCTGGTAACTGTGACCTATCTAGCATGAGCGATCCTCATGATGAATTCAAGGGAAAGAATGTCCTGATTGAGAGAGAAGAATCAAAAGATCCTTCAGAGATCGCATCAAAGTACAGCATGTCAATCGAAACATATAAAGATATTCTTGGAGAATGTAGGCGTAAGCTGTTCGAAGTAAGGTCAAGGCGGGCAAGGCCACATTTGGATGATAAAGTATCCCCTTAAACatggttattaatttattaagaatCTTCTATGATGATACTGGTTTCAACTTTTTATGTATGAGTCTCAAGAGATCCTATGCTTCTAGGTTATTGTATCTTGGAATGGACTGGTTATCTCATCTTTAGCCAGGGCCTCCAAGATTCTCCTGGGTGAAGCTGAGGGCACTAAGTTCTACTTTCCTGTTGTTGGCACTGAAGTAAGTTTCCCCTTATACAGATGTGTCCATATATGTAGTTAGAGAGCCTTTGATATTTTAGTTTTGCCCTTTTGCTGAATGACTGTTGGTATTTAAAAAGACAGAAGACACTCTGCTTTGATATCATGGATGTCTGTAAATTATCCTGTTATGGATAAATTTTATATTGTTGTGTTGATCAAAAtgggaattggcagttgatgagtTAGTTGGCATTGGCAGTTATAAGGGAATTGTGGATGAAGCTTGTTAAAGGAACACCTGGAGACAATtagatcctcttctttttttcaGTTTTGAGTAATTGCTAATATATTTAACTTTCTCCTTTTTGTTTTGCAAATTCCAGCCAAAGGAATACATGCAAATTGCGGAAAAAGCAGCATTATTTATTAAGAAGCAACTTCACAATGCTGAAACCCAAAGGCTGAACCATAGTTTCAGAAATTCTCCATCTAAAGCACCTGGTTTCTTGGATGATTATGCTTTTCTGATCTCTGGATTACTGGATCTCTATGAGTTTGGTGGTGGAATCAACTGGCTTCAATGGGCAATTGAATTGCAGGGCACTCAGGTAAAGATTGATCTCTGAATCTGAAAGAAATTTCACAGTGCTTTGCCAGACATCGAGTTCCTCCTGAGATGTGTTACTTGCAGGATGCTTTGTTTCTTGATGGGGATGGAGGTGGATATTTCAATAATACTGGGGAAGATACATCAGTTCTTCTCCGTGTGAAAGAAGACCATGATGGGGCAGAACCCTCTGGGAACTCGGTGTCAGCTATAAATCTTATTAGGTTGGCTTCCATGCTTGCTGAAAGTAAGGCTGAGCACTATAAGCGAAATGCAGAGCACCTTCTGGTCCGTAAACTGCCACCTCTTTCCTCCTAGAAAACTTGTTTTCTTCTTTGTACAAGTTCCCAAGGGTGGAAAGTGATTATCACTTGGTAGTTGTCTAAGATTCCCCTTTACATGGTAGTGCAGGCTGTTTTTGAGAAAAGATTGAAAGCTTTGCCTATGGCAGTGCCCCTCATGTGTTGTGCAGCAGATATGCTGCGTGTACCTTCCAGAAAGCAAGTGGTTGTGGTCGGAGAAAGGAATTCTGAGGAATTTGAAAGAATGCTTGCAGCAGCACACGCATCATATGATCCAAACAAAACAGTGAGTATAATTAACTCCGTTATTGAGTTGATActgcatatttatttttggttgtCATCAATAACATCTGTGCGGATGTTGGTTGTAGGTTCTTCATATAGaccccaacaacaaagaagagatGGAATTTTGGGAACAGAATAACA
This window contains:
- the LOC112756370 gene encoding uncharacterized protein isoform X1, which produces MYACQRTHSLLLTQPIHSLPSSSFLLLRFSSMLPRLTHKLKLLHLHSLPPPSSFLLRRRHYPPQFSKFPYYPSSSAPFLPLKLPMASSSSSLSHSQHKHSNRLASEQSPYLLQHAHNPVDWYPWGEEAFAEARRRDVPIFLSIGYSTCHWCHVMEVESFEDEGVAKLLNDGFVSIKVDREERPDVDKVYMTYVQALYGGGGWPLSVFLSPDLKPLMGGTYFPPEDKYGRPGFKTILRKVKEAWDSKKDLLVKSGAAAIEQLSEALSASSVSDKLSDGVPDDALRLCAEQLSETYDSKFGGFGSAPKFPRPVETNLMLYHSKKLDDTGKLDGANANREMVFFTLKSMAKGGIHDHIGGGFHRYSVDECWHVPHFEKMLYDQGQIANVYLDAFSITKDTFYSCVARDILDYLRRDMIGPDGEIFSAEDADSAETEGATRKKEGAFYIWSRKEVEDILGEHADIFIEHYYIKQSGNCDLSSMSDPHDEFKGKNVLIEREESKDPSEIASKYSMSIETYKDILGECRRKLFEVRSRRARPHLDDKVIVSWNGLVISSLARASKILLGEAEGTKFYFPVVGTEPKEYMQIAEKAALFIKKQLHNAETQRLNHSFRNSPSKAPGFLDDYAFLISGLLDLYEFGGGINWLQWAIELQGTQDALFLDGDGGGYFNNTGEDTSVLLRVKEDHDGAEPSGNSVSAINLIRLASMLAESKAEHYKRNAEHLLAVFEKRLKALPMAVPLMCCAADMLRVPSRKQVVVVGERNSEEFERMLAAAHASYDPNKTVLHIDPNNKEEMEFWEQNNSNIALMAKNNHAANKVVALVCQNFTCSPPVTDQSSLDALLSKKSSSSST
- the LOC112756370 gene encoding uncharacterized protein isoform X2 — protein: MEVESFEDEGVAKLLNDGFVSIKVDREERPDVDKVYMTYVQALYGGGGWPLSVFLSPDLKPLMGGTYFPPEDKYGRPGFKTILRKVKEAWDSKKDLLVKSGAAAIEQLSEALSASSVSDKLSDGVPDDALRLCAEQLSETYDSKFGGFGSAPKFPRPVETNLMLYHSKKLDDTGKLDGANANREMVFFTLKSMAKGGIHDHIGGGFHRYSVDECWHVPHFEKMLYDQGQIANVYLDAFSITKDTFYSCVARDILDYLRRDMIGPDGEIFSAEDADSAETEGATRKKEGAFYIWSRKEVEDILGEHADIFIEHYYIKQSGNCDLSSMSDPHDEFKGKNVLIEREESKDPSEIASKYSMSIETYKDILGECRRKLFEVRSRRARPHLDDKVIVSWNGLVISSLARASKILLGEAEGTKFYFPVVGTEPKEYMQIAEKAALFIKKQLHNAETQRLNHSFRNSPSKAPGFLDDYAFLISGLLDLYEFGGGINWLQWAIELQGTQDALFLDGDGGGYFNNTGEDTSVLLRVKEDHDGAEPSGNSVSAINLIRLASMLAESKAEHYKRNAEHLLAVFEKRLKALPMAVPLMCCAADMLRVPSRKQVVVVGERNSEEFERMLAAAHASYDPNKTVLHIDPNNKEEMEFWEQNNSNIALMAKNNHAANKVVALVCQNFTCSPPVTDQSSLDALLSKKSSSSST